TTGGCTGACCTGGGGCTTTCCTATGTGTCCTGCCGATTCCGCACGGAGTTGCGAAGCCTAAGCACGGCGAAGCTCCCCGACTTCTTTACGTTGACGGGCTGTCGGCGGAAGCGGCGGCGCTCAAGGAGTAAGGGGCGATGCGGCGCACCGCCTACGCCGCCCGGTATCTGTCTGATCCGGACCATCGGCGCAAGATCGCCCGCCAGCTCAACAAGTGCGAATCCCTGCACGCGCTAGGGATGCGCTGGTTGAAATCCCCGGCGACCACCGTCGGTGTCGACGGGTCGAAGCGCGCGGCGAGCACGTCGAGCTGCTCAAGACAGTCGAGATGCTCGGACCACGCCGAGGCGTCACGCCCGGTGCTCACGTGCGCGCGGGCCCACGGGATGCAGACGGCGAGGATCCGGATCGGCGGGTGAGGCGGTCAGCGCCGTCACGACCCTCCCGGCTCCGCCGCCCGTGGTGAGCAGGTCGACGTCGGTGAGCGGCCAACGGGACCAGAGCAGCACCTTGCGATGGTGCGGCTTGTCGTCGTAGCCCCAGTCATTGCCGGCGACGACGACGTATCCGCCGTCCGGCAGGAGCCCGTGGCTGCCCTCCATCACCACGAGGATATCCGCGGCCGCGTCGGGCCAGCCGCTCACGAACGTGCGGCCCCGTCGGCCGGCGGTGGGTGCCCATTCGGTGTTCCAGGTCGCGACCGTGATCTCGGTGCTGTCCACAGGCAGCACCCTACGACCGCGACACCCCAAGCCCAGAAAGGACTGCCCGATCCAGTACGAAGGGTTGCTTGTGAACTGTCCCCGTCGGCTGGTCGGACACCCGACTGATGTACCGACAGGTCCCCGGCTTCCGGGCTCGGGCACCCCAGCGCGACGCCGCGCCGGCCGGTAACCGCCTCGTATGTCAGGTGTTCTGCTTGATGCCCTGCGTGGCATCTATCAGTGGCATGGTCGTGGTGCTTCCGCGTCCAGTCTGCTGGCCAGTCCCGCGCTACCTCGCGAGTTCAGCTCTTCCTGTCGTCGTTCCCTGACTCGGCTTGCTCGCGCAGAGCGTCAATGTATCCGGTTCGAATCACGCTACGAGTGCGCGGGCGCTTTCCCGTGTTGATGTCGTGGACGTACTGCGCGAGCCGTTCAGGGTTCTTGCCCGGCCATCCGTGGGCGAGCGCCCATCCCTGCATCGCATCGGCGTCCATCGGCACCCGACCGTCGCGTAGAGCAAGAAGAACGCCCACGACCTGGTCCTTCTCGAAGCCCGCCGAGATCGTGTTGTTGTGGTTCACCGTGCGTGTCAGGCCCTTGAGCGCCTCGACCACGACCGGGTCGAGATCCGGGCCGAGGCTCTCCCACGCGGAGCCGTCGCCGAGAATCTCGGGTTTCTTCGCAGCGACCCACGGGCGGATCCGGTCCTCGTTCCAGGTGATCACGCAGAGCGCACGGATGCCGCGGCTGTAGCGCACCAGTTCGCCAACGTCGTCCATGTCCGCCCAAGCCATAAGGACGGGGCCAGTGCCCGTCGGCACACCGCCGCCGCGACCGGTGATGTGCTCGACGTTGCGGTGGCGTTGCACGAGTCTTTCCAGTTCAGCGCAGTTCCGGAGGTTCGACTTGAGTGAGGTCCACACCGACAGTGTGTCGCCGTCCTCCATGTGTCTGACTGACCATTCGATCGCCGCCGCGACACCATCATCGTCGTAGCTGGCGATAGCAGTCGGGTAGTCGATTTCGTGATCGAACATGCTTCCTCCACGGTGGAGCGCGGGTCCACATCACGCTAGCGGGCACCACCGACATCGTTCAGAGACACGATCGGCGAGCCTTCGGGGCGATTGGCGGTGCAGCTTCGAACCTGCTGGTTGGGCGGCACTATCGGGGTGTGAGCAGTTACCCATTGACCCACGAGGGCTGTACTGCCATTGTGAGTACATGACAGTAGTGCGTGATGATCGGTTGCAGGTTCGCGTCGACGCGACTGCGAAGCGCCGTCTCGAGGAGGCGGCCAGCGAAGTGCACTTGAGCCTGTCCGCATTCGTGCTCCAGGCCGCACAGAACAAGGCCGATGACGTGCTCGCCGAACGGGACGTCATTCGTCTCTCACCGAACGCTGCAGCTGCGTTCGAGGAAGCGCTTACCCGGCCTGCCAGGGTGAACGACAAGCTGGCCCAGGCGCTCGCCCGGCCCATGAAGTTCACGTGGCTCGACTGACGTGGAGTTCTACCGTCCCTGCTTGCTCGCCGACAAGCATCACCGCACGGAGTTCGCCAGCAAGACCGAGTCGCTGAATGAGTGGCTTCGCAAGTACTCGGGGCAGAACCGACGCGGGAACACCGCTGCAACCTGGGTGATCGCCGATCACGAGTACCGCGTTGTCGCGTACGCGACCCTGTCGATGACCTCGGTCGACAAGAGCGATTGTCCACCGGCCCTCGCCAAGGGCACCCCCCGCCAGGTACCAGCACTGCTTGTCGGGCGGCTGGCCACCGACGAGCGTTTCGAGGGAATGGGCCTCGCGACACAGCTCGTCCTGCACATCCTCACCACCGCACTCGAGCTCAACGCCACGGCAGCGTGCCGAGCCGTGATCGTCAACGCCCTCAACGTCGACGCCTACGCCTGGTGGCAACGGTTCGGATTCGAGCCACTGGACCCAGCGGATGACGCGAGCCTCGACCTGTACCTGCTGACCGCGGATATCGCCAAGACGCTGGAGCGAATGGTCCCCTCGTAGAGAGCCGCGCGGCCGGCTCAAATGACGTCCAGAACCGGTTCAGCGATTCGACTGAGCGGTACCCGTAGATCCTGGTGACGATCGCAAACGATCACAACTGAGTGACCGGGGCCATGCGCATCGGCGCACGGCTCTGGCCCACTCGCCGACTCCCGCCGCCGCTCTCGTTGGGGTCGCAATGAGTTCGACCAAGTTAGACGGAGGAATAGTATGACCGTCGACTATGACGATGCTGACGACGCACGCGGTGTAGCAGCATGGTCCCGTCTGATGCACATCGGCGCACACGAAGGCGATATCGGCACCCGGCCAGACCTCTCCAGCCTCGGCATCGACGAGGTACATCGCGTCTGCATCCGCGCATGGAAGTACAGCCGGGCAGACTTCGAACCCAACTTCTCCGTTGAGCTCAAACGCAGCCAGTGGCGCGAAACCTGCGCACTCGCAGGTTCAATAGCCGAATCACTCATGCTCAGCGCTGCCGCTTACATCGAGGCCGTCTGGCACCAGCGGGCCATCCAGGCCAAGACAGAACCCGCGGGCATGGCACTCGCCCAACGATATCTCGCCGACAGCGCCATCGACGCCGCAGTTGGCGTCGGGCATCGGCTGGCCAACTTCGTCGTCCGTGTGGCCCGAACCTCTCCCGACGCCCAAGCCAACCTCGCCCAGCTCACCAGCCGCCAGAAACTCGGTCCCACATACCTCCCGTTCGCCACTGACGACAGTGACGCATGGCTCTCTCTCAACGCAGAGACGGTTAAACGCCTCAAGAAAGCCCTCGATCACTCACTCCACGCAGCCCCGCTCGACGCACTCCACGAACTGGTTATCTCGCCAGAATGGGTTGCAGCAGCGCATATCCGGGCAGAGAACTTCCACCGATGGCGCAAAGAACACGAGTACGTGACCGGAGTCGACGCCCACTCAGGCAACGCCCAAGACATCCACGACGCGGAAAAGAAGCACACCGGTCGCGCAGTAGGAGGCTACGGCCGCCGCCACAAGGTCAGCGACGGCCTCACAGCGAAAACCACGGATGCCGCCGGTGACAGCATCCGCCGGATCGCACAAGCCTTCGACCTCATCCTCACCAACACAGTCGGAACTGTGCTCCCCACACAGCACGGCGGATTCACCGTTGACATCGACGACCCCAAAGGTATCCGCACCTACCGCGTTCAGCCCTCGACCGCCACTTACAGCTGATAGACCGCGATTTTCACTCGCGGCGGCGCGGCAGGCGTCGGAGTCGCCAGGTTTACCAGATCGCGAGTTGCTGGGCTGGGGGCTGGACATAGAGCTGGGCGCGGTGCCGCGGCGATGCTGCCGCGGCACCTGCCGAGCGGGGCGGTGCTGCCGGCGTCCGCGAGGCCCAGTCCTGCCGCTATTGCGGCGATCCAGGCGACCCGCGATTGATTAAGCCAGCATCACAAGCCTAAACCTGGTGTCCACTGTTTCATCCCAGAAACCGGTTCCTCGATCAACGACCCCGCCGCTGTGACATAGCCTCGACGACGTGACCTACGACCTCACTCGGCTCGGCAGCAATCGCTTCGAGCACCTTGTACAGGCACTCGCACTCGGCCATCTAGGTCACGGAGTCGACATCTTCGGCACTGGCCCAGACGGCGGCCGCGAGGCGACCTTCCACGGCGAGGTCAACATGGAGGGTAAGGGAAAGTGGAACGGCTACGGCGTCATCCAAGCGAAGTACCGAGATCGGCTGACTACCACAGCGGCGGATCAATCATGGTTTTTCGAACAGGTAACCGCTGAACTTAATGCATGGATAGACCGGAAGAAGAAGCGTTATCTGAAGAAGCCTGACTACCTGGTCCTTGTAACCAACGTCCCGCTCACGTCAGTCGCATATTCAGGCGGGTTGGACCGCCTCGAACGACTGTTTGCGCACTATCGCGACTTGACCGAGAAGCTCCCACCACCAGACGGGAGAGTCCTCAAGATCGGAATGCCCGACTTCCGGGACTACGCCGTCTGGCACGCCGAGTATCTGGCCCGCCTGTTGGAGAACAACGGAGAGGTACGCCGCAGCTACGCGGATCTGGTGCTTCCGGGCGATGTGCTATCGCGGCTTTATGAGCAGGTCACCGAATCCGACGAACGGCTTGCTCACGCATGGATCGGTCACGTCACCCGTACGCTCGCTAGCGACGCCAAGGTCGAACTCGGCGAGTCCGGTGACAGCACCAACTCACCAATGTCGCTGGCGGAAGTTGCTGTGGACCTTCCGTCTTCCCTTGATTCTCGGCACGCGACGCCGTCACCGGCGTTGAGGCTCGTCGTCGATCGAAGCGATCAAATCCTTTCCCCCGCACTCAAACCCGCTGTGCGAGACCGAATGGTGATCTTAGGGGGCCCTGGGTCTGGCAAGTCGACGTTGTCACGGCTGCTGTGTCAGATGTATCGAGTAGCGCTAGTGCAGGAGGCGGCGTCCGGCAGAGTCACACAGCAGATAGCGGAGCGAGCGGGGCAGATCCGCGATGCGCTCGATGTCGCTGGCCTGCCCAGCCCGACTTTGCATCGATTACCAGTTCGGGTCGTACTAAGCACCTTCGCGGATGCAGTGAGCCGCGCCAAGGGCCTGACCTTACTGCAACACGTTCTTGACCTGATCAACCACCGCGGCTCAGACCCAATCAATGTTGCGGAGGCAAAGCGGCTACTGACGGCCTGGCCTCTACTCCTGGTGCTCGATGGCATGGACGAAGTCGCATCCGCCGACAACCGTCGCGAAGTGTCTACTCTGATCGCGGACTTCTTGAACGAGATGGCCGCCCTGAAGGCGGACGTTTTCACCGTATGCACGTCGCGGCCGATCGGGTTCGAACGCGACCCCGACATTGACTATCAAGAATTGCATCTCGCCCCTCTGGCTTCGAGCGATGCGCTACATTACGCCTCGCGTCTGTTAGGAACTAGATTTGCGGACGATCCTGACCGGCAAGAACAGACGCTTGACCGCCTGGAGGCGGCCTCACGACGTACCGAGACTGCCCGATTGATGACGTCGCCGTTGCAGGTTACGATCTTGGCCCTTCTGCTCGAGCAGCGACGTCAAGCTCCTGCAAGCCGCTACTCGCTCTTCAAGAGCTA
This genomic stretch from Prescottella soli harbors:
- a CDS encoding DUF1778 domain-containing protein produces the protein MTVVRDDRLQVRVDATAKRRLEEAASEVHLSLSAFVLQAAQNKADDVLAERDVIRLSPNAAAAFEEALTRPARVNDKLAQALARPMKFTWLD
- a CDS encoding NACHT domain-containing protein, whose translation is MTYDLTRLGSNRFEHLVQALALGHLGHGVDIFGTGPDGGREATFHGEVNMEGKGKWNGYGVIQAKYRDRLTTTAADQSWFFEQVTAELNAWIDRKKKRYLKKPDYLVLVTNVPLTSVAYSGGLDRLERLFAHYRDLTEKLPPPDGRVLKIGMPDFRDYAVWHAEYLARLLENNGEVRRSYADLVLPGDVLSRLYEQVTESDERLAHAWIGHVTRTLASDAKVELGESGDSTNSPMSLAEVAVDLPSSLDSRHATPSPALRLVVDRSDQILSPALKPAVRDRMVILGGPGSGKSTLSRLLCQMYRVALVQEAASGRVTQQIAERAGQIRDALDVAGLPSPTLHRLPVRVVLSTFADAVSRAKGLTLLQHVLDLINHRGSDPINVAEAKRLLTAWPLLLVLDGMDEVASADNRREVSTLIADFLNEMAALKADVFTVCTSRPIGFERDPDIDYQELHLAPLASSDALHYASRLLGTRFADDPDRQEQTLDRLEAASRRTETARLMTSPLQVTILALLLEQRRQAPASRYSLFKSYYDVIYARECNKPAGLGDVLETYRPQFDQLHERCGLAIHARAERAGEAESILPVEELEAIAREILESEGHRASDRDELIQQILHLAQQRLVLLVPRMDGVAFEVRSLAEFFAARCLMAGEDAADKLQLLVPSAHWRHTWLLAAGYIFAERRTLRDAVLSRLVAADHSNSVNRLVMPGAVLAIDALEDGFAANTPRFEEELVVNALRLVTGPIGSHITRLADALVPFMERSAALKQTMWRELDALLADQNAGSTRTFLVGLAATDSDEIATRAASTLEKYSARFAHSAPAVGTNDVSITAAILSKLVEAGLADADRTDPQFLDALTRRSFDGSESERSLLEARELIVESCQDNPSRRSKIRASLAEAIEHDNVGHAL
- a CDS encoding GNAT family N-acetyltransferase encodes the protein MLADKHHRTEFASKTESLNEWLRKYSGQNRRGNTAATWVIADHEYRVVAYATLSMTSVDKSDCPPALAKGTPRQVPALLVGRLATDERFEGMGLATQLVLHILTTALELNATAACRAVIVNALNVDAYAWWQRFGFEPLDPADDASLDLYLLTADIAKTLERMVPS